In Turicibacter sanguinis, a genomic segment contains:
- a CDS encoding response regulator yields MEMMEHDFSVLVVDDNEINLMLMEDILEVIDVKHVKTIDSGEGAIDEIKQNPNYDVVVMDICMPVIDGYEASKRIRQLGYSGRIIALTANGLSKDDPKFLEAEMDDILLKPVDLNLIKKVLCA; encoded by the coding sequence ATGGAAATGATGGAACATGATTTTTCCGTTTTAGTAGTAGATGATAATGAAATTAATCTCATGCTAATGGAAGATATTTTAGAGGTAATAGATGTGAAGCATGTTAAAACGATTGACAGTGGTGAAGGAGCCATTGATGAAATAAAACAAAATCCTAATTACGATGTCGTGGTCATGGATATTTGTATGCCAGTAATTGACGGCTATGAAGCCTCAAAAAGAATTCGTCAGCTCGGGTATTCAGGTCGCATTATTGCATTAACGGCCAATGGTTTATCAAAAGATGATCCGAAATTTTTGGAAGCTGAGATGGATGATATTTTATTAAAACCTGTTGATTTGAATTTAATTAAAAAAGTCTTATGTGCG